The region NNNNNNNNNNNNNNNNNNNNNNNNNNNNNNNNNNNNNNNNNNNNNNNNNNNNNNNNNNNNNNNNNNNNNNNNNNNNNNNNNNNNNNNNNNNNNNNNNNNNNNNNNNNNNNNNNNNNNNNNNNNNNNNNNNNNNNNNNNNNNNNNNNNNNNNNNNNNNNNNNNNNNNNNNNNNNNNNNNNNNNNNNNNNNNNNNNNNNNNNNNNNNNNNNNNNNNNNNNNNNNNNNNNNNNNNNNNNNNNNNNNNNNNNNNNNNNNNNNNNNNNNNNNNNNNNNNNNNNNNNNNNNNNNNNNNNNNNNNNNNNNNNNNNNNNNNNNNNNNNNNNNNNNNNNNNNNNNNNNNNNNNNNNNNNNNNNNNNNNNNNNNNNNaaaaaaaaaaaccaaaaaaaatccaCCTAATTCTGCCTTGTAAGTGCTGGAACCAAAGCTGTGCACCACTACACGGGGCTAAGatttactcgtgtgtgtgtgtgtgtgtgtgtgtgtgtgtgtgtgtgtgtgtctgtgtgtgtctgtgtgtgtgtgggtgtccaCAGATCCCagaaagggtgttggatctttgtgagttggaATAAAAGGTGTCTGTGAGCTGCccgacgtgggtgctgggaaccagccTCCACTCGtctgaaaaagcagcaagctTGGATcttggtggccagccagcctcccCTAACTAGTGAATTACTTGTGAGTTACTAGTGAGTTACTAGCCTCTACCGGCGGCCCCCATCACCCCTGCCTTAGGAATTCTGCTGTCTTATTGTCtgttcatttccctttctttctttctttctttctttctttctttctttctttctttctttctttctttctttctttctttcttttaggtttttcaagacagggtttttctgtgtagccctggctgacctgaaactcactctgtagaccaggaggAATGATAGCTGGAGaggtcctctggcctccacgtccgtgtgtgtgtgcgcacacagaAACACACGCACAACACAAACTGGTCTTGCCACATGGTGCGGCATCAGTGAGTCTGTTTTTAATGTAGTAtgctgtgtgtgggggtggatgGGAGTGACTTGTTTCTCACGAGCTTGAGTGGAAGGGGGAGGATGACTTAGGGACGgatgagttctctccttccaccgccTTGTGGCCTTGTGGGATCCAGGTGAGCGCAGGTCATCAGGCGTATAGTACACTGCAAGTTCTTCACCCTCTGCgccctctcaccagcccagccTCAGTGAATCCTGAAAGCACTGTCGTGGGTGAAAGGAACCAGGCAACAGACCACGCAACTCTGATGCGCGCGCCACTCAGAAAAGTTTagtgactttttttatttttttttatgtcagtttTTTTTTCACTGGGACAAGGTCTagctttgtaaccctggctggcatagctcttattatgtagctcaggttggcctcaaacttgtaataaTCTTGCTGCttccagctcccaagtgctggaaacaGGTGTTCGTCAGCACATCTGTCTGTGTGATTACATTTATACAAATGTGCTAGGGTTTGTAAGACAATGGAGAGAAAGAGCAGACTGAGACACAAGGATCATCAgtgtgtggccagcctgggctacctagtgaagACCCTCACTCAGAAACAGTAAACAAAAGCATAGgcacgtgagtgtgtgtgagtgggtgtgtgtgtgagtgggtgtatgtgagtgtgtgagtgtgagtaagtgagtgtgtgtatgagtgtgtatgagtgtgggtgggtgtgagtgagtgtgtgtgtatgtatgagtgtgtgggtgggtgggtgtgggtgtgagtgtgtggccTGTGACACATTGCAGCTACTACTGAGCTGGGTTTCAGATAGCACTttttttcctgagtgctgggatggggTACACACAGGGTACACCCTCAGTAGTGGGGGAATGGTGTAAGTGGGCTATAGCAGTAGACTATGCAAGAACTCCCCAAGTGGAGGAAGAGTAGGGGCACTGGGAAAGCATGAGCCCTCCTCCAGTTAGGATTCCCTCTGGAGACAGCGGATCTGTCAGTTTCCCTCCAAGATATTCTGCCTACAAACAAGAATGCCCgtttttctcttgctcttttgtttgtttgttttgttttgtttctagacagtttctctgtgtagccctgtctgtcctggaacttgctctatagaccagactgtcctgaaactcacagagatccacctatctcgggcccctgagtgctgggattaaaagcatgcaccatcatgctcagtttttcttatttatctttaaataatacattttttaaaaattaagggctggtgagatggctcagcggttaagagcaccgactgcgcttctgaaggtcctgagttcaaatcccagcaaccacatggtggctcccaaccatccataatgaaattcgatgccctcttttggagtgtctgaagacagctacagtgtactcacatataataaataaataaagctttaaaaaaatatttaaaaattgtggcCGAactgtggtggcgcatgcctttaatcccagcacttgggaggcaggggcaggctgatttctgagttctaggccagcctggtctacagagcgagttccaggacagccaggactatacagagaaaccctgtctcgaaaaaaaaaaaaaaaattgtgtgtgtgtgtgtgtgcgtgtgcacatgcaccgTGCTCACCTGTggatgcacatgtggaggtcagaggtcagtatTGGGCATCCTCAGCTACTTTGCAGAGGTTCTAATCTGTTGACTACATTCAGAGTATGATTGCTCAATTAAAGGGTACATGCATTTTAAACATTGGCAGGTTCCCAAGAGATAACAAACTCAGAGTCTGAATAAGACGGAGCCTGCCTGGGGAAGTCTGGGCTTGTGTTCAGGACAGAAGGAAGGCAAGGGCCtttaattttcttgtcttttctgtgggtatgaatgtgtgaatgtacatgtgtaagtacgggtgcccacagaggccaaaagagaatgtcaggacccctggagctggagcaacAGGAGATTGTAAGCTGTctggtgtaggtgctgggaatcaaactgagtcatctgcaggagcagtgtacactcttaacctctgagccatccatccctccagcccttcaTTGCCTTAAGAGTGAAAAGAGCAGAAGGCACGGTAGtcacctagcacttgggaggctaaggaggGAGGCTTGCTaagcagccagcctgggctacgtagtgagttccagaccaaccagagcTACCCTGGGAGACTCTTGATTCCAAAACGTGGAGCCTGGGATGCGGCTGACCTAGTACAGAGCTTGCCTAACATGGATCCCTAGCAGGATAAATTGAGCGTGTGTGTAGAACTGTATTCTCAGTACTATGGagctaaaggaaggaaggaaggcttgaAGTTCAAGTTCATCTTCAGCTACAAGTCAAGCTGAGTGTGCAAGAGtctcaaagaaccagaaaggGCTTACAAAGCTGGCTACGCTTCataagaaggaaaggagaaaggcgACCATCAAGAGAGCtctgggccgggcagtggtggtgcacgcccgtaatcccagcacttgggaggcagaggcaggtggatttctgagttcaagaccagcctggtctacagacaggacagccaggactgtgcagagaaatcctgtctcgaaaaaccaaaagagagagagagagagagagagagagagagagagagagagcgagctctGGCCCGTGTGGGGGATGAAAATGTGCTTCTAGCGCACTAGAGATGCaagctctttattttttattttctaaagatttgTTGATTTTATgcgtacactgctgctgtcttcagacacaccagaagagggcatcacatcccattatggatggttgtgagccaccatgtggttgctgggatttgaactcaggaccttcagaagaacagttagtgctcttaacctctaagccatctctcagcccctaaAGCAAGGATCATTTTATTATCAGCTTGTTTTCAatactggagatcaaacccagggccttgtgaacCTCAGACATTCACTCCGACTCTGAGCCCCACCCTAGCTTTGTGAaattcctttgttcctttttgtttttgtttttgtggttttttaagaaagggtttctctgtagccctggctaccctggaactcactttgtagaccaggctggactcgcactcagaaatccgcctgcctctgcctcccgagttctgggatcaaaggcgtgcgccaccactcccggctcgTTTGTTTCTTAAACTGCCTCTGAGTTCAGACGGCTCCTGGGAGTGTCAACACTACACTCTTTTCCTTGTGAAgcaaatttgttgttgttgatttgagCCAGTCTCAGGGATTGCAGACTGGCCCTAAACTCGCCCTAAACTATGTACCCATAGCATCGCTGGGCTTCCAGTACTCCCATACTGTCTTCCAGTTTATGCTGGCTTATCTAAGTTCCTGATGTAGGCGTCACACTTGCCAATATGCTACCAACAGAGCTACGTCCTCAGGCCTGGGTTGTTGTGTAttctggagacaaggtctctatacCCAAGCTAACCACAAAGTCTTAGCAAGTAATtctcctgtcccagcctcctAAAGGGTGGACTTGTAGACATACACAACCATGtctagttttttggttttttgttctttgtatagttttggggttttggttgggggggggtgttttgttttgtttttgaagcaaagTTGTTTAttaagaaagggttttttttgtttttgttttttgtttgttttttccagacagggtttctctgtgtagccctggctgtcctggaactcactctgtagaccaggctggcctcaaactcagaaatccgcctgcctctgcctcNNNNNNNNNNNNNNNNNNNNNNNNNNNNNNNNNNNNNNNNNNNNNNNNNNNNNNNNNNNNNNNNNNNNNNNNNNNNNNNNNNNNNNNNNNNNNNNNNNNNNNNNNNNNNNNNNNNNNNNNNNNNNNNNNNNNNNNNNNNNNNNNNNNNNNNNNNNNNNNNNNNNNNNNNNNNNNNNNNNNNNNNNNNNNNNNNNNNNNNNNNNNNNNNNNNNNNNNNNNNNNNNNNNNNNNNNNNNNNNNNNNNNNNNNNNNNNNNNNNNNNNNNNNNNNNNNNNNNNNNNNNNNNNNNNNNNNNNNNNNNNNNNNNNNNNNNNNNNNNNNNNNNNNNNNNNNNNNNNNNNNNNNNNNNNNNNNNNNNNNNNNNNNNNNNNNNNNNNNNNNNNNNNNNNNNNNNNNNNNNNNNNNNNNNNNNNNNNNNNNNNNNNNNNNNNNNNNNNNNNNNNNNNNNNNNNNNNNNNNNNNNNNNNNNNNNNNNNNNNNNNNNNNNNNNNNNNNNNNNNNNNNNNNNNNNNNNNNNNNNNNNNNNNNNNNNNNNNNNNNNNNNNNNNNNNNNNNNNNNNNNNNNgtgtgtgtgtgtgtgtgtgtgtgtgtgtgtgtgtgtgtgtgtgtgtgtgtgtgtattaaaaaaaaacactgagcCTACTAAAAATTATCCTCCTGGTAAATTTAGAATAAACAGCTAACACACTTCATCCTTTGCGGATTGAGCATGGCACATCAATGCTCAGCATAGGTTATATGTTAAAATGTAGtctcgggctggagagacggctcagcttgtagcacaggctggatgacctgagttcaaatctccaggcCGTCTTCTCAGCTCCACACACGTGACggaaatagataaatatttttaagaaacaggGCCAGCAgcatggcttagtgggtaaaggtttGCCATCAAGCCCAGGGAAGTCACTTCCATCCCCGGAACCCACGTGGTAGAGACTCCATTCTCAGAGTCGCCTGCCTTCTGCTCCCACACCCTGGCTCTTACATACACACCCTGGTGTCTTTatgcccacactcacatacaccacaaacacaGTAATAACAAtactcatgttttaattttttttaaatctatttattattatacataagtacactgtagttgacttcagatgtgccagaagaaggtgccagatctcaatacaggtggttgtgatccaccatgtggttgctgggatttgaactcaggaccttcggaagagcagtcagtgctcttacccactgagctatctctccagccctttaaattttttatattgactctttgtggtgtgtgtgtgtgtgggtgtgtgtgtgtgtgttgtgggggtggTCTGTGAGTCCAGGTGCTGGTAGAGACCAGAGGTgtggatcccctgaagctagagGTACCAGAAGTTGTGAGCGCCCCGCATAAATGCTGGGAACTTGTGGGTTAAAAATGGGGTTccatggctgggcagtggtggcgcatgcctgtaatcccagcacttgggaggcagaggcagaggcaggcagatttctgagttcgaggccagcctggtctacagagtgagttcctggacagccagggctacacagagaaaccctgtcttgaaaaaccaaaaaattaaaaaaaagagatgccaCAGGAacccactggggggggggggcggggaggcgcAGTCTGAGGTCCCAGCAGAACTGCTGGAGTCAGGCTCAGAGGTCCCTAGgccacacagaggccagggacagcAGGTTCTCACACTCAGGCAGATGCCTAGGAAGCACTGAGCACAGAGTGCAGGCCCTCGGGTGGACTCTAGCCAggggctgaagggaaaagggcagggaaAGAGCCCCAGCTGGGCCCCTGGGGAGGAGAGTCCTCCTCTTGCTCAGTGGGTGGCAGTGTCTGGAATGCAGGGAGGCCTAAGAGGGGGTTAGGGAAGACCCGCCCCATTGCTCCAGCGCATCAGATCCCAATGAGAGGAGGCAGTCCATGGCTTTATGGAGCTTAtggtagaaaggcagagagagggagaattgtagagaagtagaggccggccatggccacggagagaggggggaagggaaggtagagagggagagcaagacaagtgagagaggcaagagagtaaaAGAGTAAGGGGGacgagggggcaagcagccccttttgtaatgggccaggcctacctggctattgacAGGTAACTGGGGTGGAGTCAAGACAGCCTATGTGACTGAcagccacagaattatggagctggggccctATGTCAGAAGCCTATGTCTGGGAACATGGCAAATgggccttctgtcccttgcagattaatctgctgggtctctggggtttgaacctagctcaaccagaaaacaggccgCCTTTAGTGGTCCcacaggaactgaactcaggtcctctgcaagagcggtatgtattcttttttgtttttgtttttgcgagacagagtttctctgtgtagccctggctgtcctggaactcactctgtagaccaggctggacttgaactcagaaatccgcctgcctctgcctcccaagtgctgggattaaaggcatatgccaccacgcccagctagtatatacttttaactgctgagccatccctctagcccatGTGTGGTATCACCTTCTGCTTCTCTGCCAGCGAGAGAAGGCAGAGCACAGGAGTAGAGAATCCACAGCCCGTGTTTCCCATCAGGAGATCAGACACCGCTACATACGTGCCGGGCCAACCGGAAGGGGAAAGCGAGGTCTGGGATGAGTGCAGCTGTTTCAGTGTTCTTTCTGGGTACCCAGGTGCCCGTTGTACACCTGATGAGGAagtcaggagtgtgtgtgtgtgtggtgtgtgtgtgtgtgtgtgtgtgtgtggtgggggtgtcCGTGGTCCACACTTCCCCTTGGGATGTCTGCATAACAGGCAGGAGGGGGAACGTGGAGCCTGAGATGAGTAGGGTCCAGTCTGGCTGGGTACAAGTGCTGAGTACTGAAGGGAGTGTAGAAGAGAAAAGCCTGCTTCAGGAGCCTTCGGCACAGTTCTTTTAAGTGAAGACCTTTCCCCTGGAGCACTTTAATGAGGCAGCTCTGAGATGACCCTTGCCTGTTCGTATTGCTTTGGGGGGAGACCATGTAAATGCACATACCTTATTTGGGGTGAATCAGGGATTAGATACCCTTGGGGATAGAGCATGAGAGTATCCAGGAGAGGAAGGCCATTGGCTGAAGACTAAGGCTATGTAGATACCTCATTATCATGGAGAAGAACTCCAGTGCCCATGGTCCTCTCAGTTGGATGTCATGGTTCCATGTTCCAAAGCAGATGCAGAAAGTGGCTCCATCCCTGCCGTTCTCACATCTCTGAGATTCCAGGGTTTGAGCTCACCCCGCCTCCCCAGTTGTTACGCCTGTCCAGTGTCACAGCCCACCTGTCCTGCACCCACGTAGCTGAATTTCTAAGGAGGCTTAACTTTGTTCTTAACGAGACACCAGTGCGTGATGTCCCCAGTTTTCACCCTAGAATTTTGGAAACATCAAACGTTTTTCTCTTAAAGTAACTTAAGGAAAAGATGAACTGATTCTGAAATGGGTGTGCTGGAGAGCTAGAGAGTGCTTCTCAGAGCCTTTCTCTGGTGCTAGAGGCTGTCTTGCAGTTTCTctgagtctttctctctctggtgcCAGGTGCTCATCGACATCCCATGTGCAGAGCTGGCTCAGGAACTCTGCCAAAGCTGTGCCACTGTCCAGGGGCTGCAGAGCACACTCCAGCAGGTGCTTGACCAGAGAGAGGAAGCCCGCCAGTCCAAGCAGCTTCTGGAACTTTACCTCCAGGCCTTGGAGAAAGAGGGCAACATCTTGTCCAACCAGAAAGGTAAGACTCCCACTGCAGCTACCAGGGAGCAGCCCTGAGGTGGGGCCTTGTCTGTGGAGCAGGCCGGTACCCTGATGACAGTCCCTAGGAAGGATGCTTCTCTCTTACTCACTGAGGTTGCCTGCTCGGCTGGGCACTGCGCCTTCATAGCCTGCTGTCTCATTTACATTGCAGAGTCCAAAGCTGCCCTCAGTGAAGAGCTGGATGCAGTTGACACAGGCGTCGGCAGAGAGATGGCTTCGGAAGTGCTGCTCAGAAGCCAGATCCTTACCACACTGAAGGAGAAGCCTGTCCCAGAGCTGAGTTTATCTAGTCAGGATTTGGAGGTGGGCAAGAACTAGGGACCCAGACTGCAGAGAATGCCTTCCATGGAAGTATGTTTGGAGGTGCAGAGGCATGTATGTGGCTTTCTTTTACCTCTACAGGCCGGCTCAGCTGCCAGTTTGCCTTTTCACATAGCCAGAGCATGTGCAAACATCTTACTTAATATAGATCTAACTGGCTTTTCTGAGGGGGtaggtagtcctggctgtcctggaactttctctgtagaccaggctgtccttgaactctcagagatctatctgcctctgcctcctaagtgctgggactaaaggcatgcaccaccaacgATAAGCTCGAAGtgacttttaaaaggaaagggaTGTAGTCCCTCGGGTCACCAAACATTAGTCTCTTGTCCAAATTGATAACGACCCAGCCAGAGAACTGCGGGCTGAAGTTTCTGTGGTGGCTTCAAGGGAAAAGAGTCAAAAATCCCCAAGTGCTCTGAGGCCAGGACAGTCGCACACAAGGGCGAACTCACGGCTGGGGGTGAAGATCGGTGCTTGGCCCACATTCACACGGCCCtggatttggtccccagcaccatgGGAAATAAAAAAGGCAGGCTTATGGGGCCCACCCTGTGCTGGCTAACTCAAGAGCAGAGAGCTAGCACTCAACAGGGGAGTCCATCAGGGTGGTGTGCTTGCCCCGTGCACCTAGTACCTCCTGATGCTAGGTAGAAGGGAAGGAAATCATATTAACTTGAGCTTAGTTCAATTTCCTGTTGTGCTTAGAAGATTTTAAAACGATGTGTAAACATATACCAAAAAGGGCAcatcacagccgggcgtggtggtgcacgcctgtaatcccagcactcgggaggcagaggcaggcggatttctgagtttgaggccagcctggtctacagagtgagttccaggacagccaaggctatgcagaaaACCCGTGtgtcgaaaaaaaacaaaagaaaaacaaaaaaagaaagaagggggtgggggaagggaaaggagagaaggaaaggaaaggaaaggaaaggaaaggaaaggaaaggaaaggaaaggaaaggaaaggaaaggaaaggaaaggaaaggaaaaagaagggaagacaggCACGTCATAGtgcgttccaggccagcctgtgtctAAAGAGAAGAAAGTGCGAGCAGCCCAGCAAGGTGCAGAGGCGcggtctctctcagtctctctcagtGGTTCTCATTCTTGCTGCAGTCTGTCTCCAAGGAGGATCCCAAAGCCCTGGCTGTCGCCCTGAGCTGGGACataaggaaggcagagacagtccAGCAGGCCTGCACCACGGAGCTCGCCCTGCGGCTGCAGCAAGTGCAGAGCTTGCATTCACTCAGGAATCTATCAGCAAGGAGAAGCCCACTGCCTGGGGAACCGCAGCGCCCCAAACGAGCCAAACGAGACTCCTCGTAGCCAAACCGGAGAAGATGGGCTTTGCTGTCAGTAACTTTCCGCAGTCTTgttaccccccccacacacacacacacaccccacctcctGCCCCGATGTGTGCTCTTCTAGCTCCAGGAAAGCGGTTCAGGGCTGTGCATACGCCCCTCTACCTCCTTTACTGTACTGGGATTTCcgttttgttttcttatctgtgggagtgttttgtctgcatgtatatctgtgtacctcATGTCCATtaaggccagaagacagtgtcaggtcccctggaactggagttacagacagctctcagcagccatgtgggtgctgggaattgactctggctgttctggaagcctggccagtgctcctaaccactgagccatctctccagctcccggCATGTGCTTAGCCTGTGTTAGGCCTTGGGTTCCAAGTGAAAGTTCTGGTCAAGGGCAATGAAATCCTTTCATAGAGTTTGGACTTGATGTCCTCACTCTCCAACTTGAACAATAGAGTTTTAGACACACAAGGGTAGAGAAAAGGTACCCAGCAGCAGCAATTGTGGCCATGAACTTCTCAAGCTAATAAATGCAGTTGCTGTTTGCTTAAAGGCACACACTGCATTTGGGGACCCCAGGGACACAGAGTCTAACCCACCGCGTCTAATATCTGACTCAGTGGTGTGAAGCTGTTACCACTGTGAAACTCCGTTCC is a window of Mus caroli chromosome 4, CAROLI_EIJ_v1.1, whole genome shotgun sequence DNA encoding:
- the Dffa gene encoding DNA fragmentation factor subunit alpha, with product MELSRGASAPDPDDVRPLKPCLLRRNHSRDQHGVAASSLEELRSKACELLAIDKSLTPITLVLAEDGTIVDDDDYFLCLPSNTKFVALACNEKWTYNDSGKKCWLRSQERASSRAYAGQWLLFVWPSKHLHSKGYLNISACQVLIDIPCAELAQELCQSCATVQGLQSTLQQVLDQREEARQSKQLLELYLQALEKEGNILSNQKESKAALSEELDAVDTGVGREMASEVLLRSQILTTLKEKPVPELSLSSQDLESVSKEDPKALAVALSWDIRKAETVQQACTTELALRLQQVQSLHSLRNLSARRSPLPGEPQRPKRAKRDSS